Proteins found in one Amphiprion ocellaris isolate individual 3 ecotype Okinawa chromosome 22, ASM2253959v1, whole genome shotgun sequence genomic segment:
- the lsm5 gene encoding U6 snRNA-associated Sm-like protein LSm5 — MAATQTTNPSQLLPLELVDKCIGSRIHIVMKTDKEIVGTLLGFDDFVNMVLEDVTEFEITPEGRRITKLDQILLNGNNITMLIPGGEGPEV, encoded by the exons ATGGCGGCTACTCAAACGACAAACCCGTCGCAGCTGCTCCCACTTG AGCTCGTGGACAAATGTATCGGCTCTCGAATTCACATCgtcatgaaaacagacaaagaaatcGTCGGCACCCTGCTGGGTTTCGATGACTTTGTCA ACATGGTCCTGGAGGATGTGACAGAATT tGAAATCACACCAGAGGGAAGGAGAATAACCAAACTGGACCAGATCCTCCTCAACGGAAACAACATCACCATG CTCATCCCTGGTGGAGAAGGACCTGAAGTGTAA
- the avl9 gene encoding late secretory pathway protein AVL9 homolog, with protein MEPHGRDEGKGPVLHIVVVGFHHKKGCQVEFSYPPLMPDEGHDSNLLPEEWKYLPFLALPDGAHNYQEDTVYFHLPPLSGDMKCVYGVSCYRQIEAKALKVRQADVTRETVQKSVCVLSRVPLYGLLQAKLQLITHAYFEEKDFSQISILKELFDHMNGSLRGSTLEGSQVYLGLSPRDLILHFRHKVLILFKLILLEKKVLFYVSPVNRLVGALMTVLSLFPGMIEHGLVDSSHYRPKSSVSEDLSLVESASGAEEFVSVSVTDIANTAMELEGVEAAQPAAESLSSGNSAESDNHLLKPLSQTSPESSESDWETLDPSVLEEAAPKEAAETELQDAFDSKPGTPITVQPQAVTQGGVTQGLVSGLEEDQYGLPLPIFTKGYLCLPYMALQQHHLLSDVTVRGFIAGATNILFHQQRHLSDAIVEVEEARIQIQDPELRKILSLTTADLRFADYLVKHVTENRDDVFLDGTGWEGGDEWIRAQFTLYLHSLLSSALQQDNERLLADYGAPFVTAWKISHNYRVWYSNKHPAMTAITPGHPFQGQYSVADVKLRLSHSVQNSERGKKIGNAMMTTSRSVVQTGKAVGQSVGGALTSAKSAMSSWFSTLAQPPPVGPEPATEVKP; from the exons ATGGAGCCTCACGGCAGGGACGAAGGCAAGGGCCCGGTGCTTCACATCGTGGTGGTCGGATTTCACCACAAGAAGGGCTGTCAG GTTGAATTTTCCTACCCGCCGCTGATGCCAGATGAGGGTCATGACAGCAACCTGCTGCCCGAAGAGTGGAAGTACCTCCCTTTCCTGGCTCTTCCTGACGGAGCTCATAACTACCAGGAGG aCACTGTGTATTTTCACCTGCCGCCCCTCAGTGGAGACATGAAGTGCGTCTATGGAGTGTCCTGTTATCGCCAAATAGAAGCAAAG GCCCTAAAGGTCCGGCAGGCCGACGTCACCAGAGAGACGGTTCAGAAGAGCGTCTGCGTCCTCAGTCGAGTG CCTCTCTATGGTCTGCTTCAAGCAAAACTGCAGCTCATCACGCACGCCTACTTCGAGGAGAAGGACTTCTCTCAGATCTCCATCCTGAAG GAACTGTTCGACCACATGAATGGCTCCCTGAGGGGTTCAACTCTGGAGGGATCGCAGGTTTATCTAG GGTTGTCACCGAGGGATCTAATACTGCACTTCAGACACAAG GTTCTCATCCTCTTCAAGCTGATTCTGCTGGAGAAGAAG GTCCTGTTCTATGTGTCCCCTGTCAACAGACTAGTAGGAGCTCTGATGACAGTCTTATCATTGTTTCCAG GTATGATCGAGCACGGCCTGGTGGACTCGTCCCACTACAGACCAAAAAGCAGCGTATCGGAGGACCTGAGTCTGGTTGAAAGCGCCTCGGGAGCTGAAGAGTTTGTCTCCGTGTCCGTCACCGATATCGCCAACACCGCGATGGAGCTGGAAGGGGTGGAGGCAGCTCAACCCGCCGCAGAGTCTCTCTCCTCTGGGAACAGCGCTGAGAGCGACAACCACCTCCTCAAACCTCTGTCGCAAACCTCTCCAGAGTCCTCTGAGAGCGACTGGGAGACCCTGGACCCCAGCGTGTTGGAAGAAGCTGCTCCCAAAGAGGCGGCCGAAACAGAGCTCCAGGACGCCTTCGACTCCAAACCGGGGACGCCCATCACGGTGCAGCCTCAGGCGGTCACCCAGGGAGGGGTCACCCAGGGGCTGGTGTCAGGTCTGGAGGAGGACCAGTATGGCCTGCCGCTCCCCATCTTCACTAAG GGTTACCTGTGCCTACCCTACATGGCCCTGCAGCAGCATCACCTCCTGTCGGACGTCACGGTCCGAGGCTTTATTGCCGGGGCGACCAACATCCTCTTCCACCAGCAGAGGCACCTCAGCGACGCCATCGTCGAA GTGGAAGAAGCTCGCATCCAGATCCAGGACCCCGAGCTGAGGAAGATCCTGAGCCTGACGACGGCGGACCTGCGCTTCGCCGACTACCTGGTCAAACACGTGACAGAGAACCGCGACGACGTCTTCCTGGACGGGACGGGCTGGGAGGGCGGAGACGAGTGGATCAGAGCCCAGTTCACCCTCTACCTGCACTCATTACTGTCCTCTGCACTACAGCAAG ATAACGAGAGGCTGCTGGCCGATTACGGGGCCCCTTTCGTCACGGCGTGGAAGATCAGCCACAACTACCGGGTCTGGTACAGCAACAAGCACCCCGCCATGACCGCCATCACTCCGGG CCACCCGTTTCAGGGCCAGTACAGTGTCGCTGATGTCAAACTACGACTCTCCCA CTCGGTGCAGAACAGCGAACGAGGGAAGAAGATCGGAAACGCCATGATGACGACAAGCCGCAGTGTCGTCCAGACCGGGAAGGCAGTCG GTCAGTCGGTCGGAGGAGCGTTGACCAGCGCCAAGTCGGCCATGTCCTCCTGGTTCTCCACGTTGGCCCAGCCGCCGCCAGTCGGTCCTGAACCCGCCACCGAGGTCAAACCATGA